In Rhizoctonia solani chromosome 6, complete sequence, the sequence AACCTaactaacctaacctaacctaacctaacctaacctaacctaacctaacctaacctaacctaacctaacctaacctaacctgaCTTCTAAACCAAAGGTCAAGTCTGCGCAGGGAGCTCCAACCAAAGCCGAGATGCAAGCAGCTTATGCCTACTACCTTGAGGAGTACTGCCATGGCATTGGTTTGTTGGATGAGTCTGAGCTTCCTGTTCTTGAATCTGGAATTGCTGGTCTGCATAACTTGGCAGAAGGAAGCCATGACATTGGTGTTGCGCATCTCATGTCATTCTCAGCCAAACACCTGTGGAATCTCTTGGGCTTACCTGGAGCAAATCAATTCCCATTTGcagaacctggtgccaacaACACTCTGAACAGCTCTACATCTCAGCACAAAACCCGTGCCGTACCATTTTGGCATCAGCTAGTAGGGACACTCAAGATTTTGGAAGGTGCATTCACACAGAGAACAGGGACTTGTGCTCAACCAGCTTTACTATGTGACAATGTTGGACTTGGGAAGACAGTCCAAATCATTGGTGTTATTAGCATGCTGGAgcactactacaaacagcAGGAGCTTCCAGTTGAACAGCATCTTGCGCCGCCTGCATTTACAAAGGGTAAGCTTTTACTTGCAATATATTTGGTACCTGCTTGAGCTAAATGCTTTCTTTCATAGATAATGGAACACCCTACTTTGGTGGTGAAAAGAGTATCCCTAACCTACCATCAATTGTAATTGCTCCTTGTACGCTTGGAAACCAATGGGTTGAACAATGGAACAAATTCACTCAGCTTGGCAGTTTTGTTGTCATTCGTTACACTGTTGACAATGGACCCCTGGAGACCTTTTTCAGTGATCCCAAAGGGCCATACAAGACAGCAGCTGGGCAAAACTTGGAGCATGCAGGGCAAGTGATTATTATAGCAGACCTTTCGGTAAGTATATTTAAATGGTGCCAAAGTTTAGATAACAAAACAGTTATGACTATTTTTCAAGGCAATCTCTAAGGAGGCTAAACAATGCTTGcaaccacccccagagcTGAAAGGCAAGGATGCCAAGGAGCACGAGGCTAAGGGAGAGGCACCTGCATTGAAAATTGGTGTCAATGCTGCAGGCTCCTTGTTTGGTATGCGCTTCCGGGTAGCAGCAATTGATGAGATACACAACCTCCGGAACAGTAGTCATAGTCAACAAGGGGTCCAGTTCATTAGCGAGTCTTCATGCTTGGTCATTGGTGCAACAGCCACACCTTTATTTACCGCACTCAAGGTGAGAAGCAGATATTTTTTGTCTATAAGTCTTTTTGTTATTGACCATACGCGCCATCTATATGTAACAGTGTTTGTTTGCCCTTGCACAAAATCTACGCTACCAGCCACTacttggtgacaagggcCTCCAGGTTTGGAACGAAGTGCAAGAAATGCTGGTGGACGGCAGCAAAAATTGGCAACTCAACAGCAAAGCAATTGTGGAAGCAACTATTGAGAAAGAAGTGAAAGAAGTGTTATCATTGGCCAAAATCAGCTCCCAAGATCCTCGTGCTACTAAAATCAAGGATGACGTTCGGGCTAAATACAAGAATGAGGACCAGCAAAGTATTCTCCGCATGATCCATTTATCCAAACAACCAGTCAACATCCTGCGTTTGATTCTTTATCCCATCATGATCTGTCGTACAAGTGAGTTGCTGGACTTTGCAGGAAAAAGAATTTTGGATCTTCCGTTTGTTCAAAAGTTCATTGCTTGGTCCCCAATGAACAAAGAGGAGAAGGAAATGCAACATTTGATTAATCAGGAGCATACCCGACAGAAAACCACAAAGTAAGTATCTTCATTTCTGCTACTATCTACAACTGCTGTTTTTTGTTCAGTATACATGTGTGATGACTGATAGCATTACCTGTCCATCATAGGAAGAAACAGGCAAACAAGCAAAGAGCTAAAAAGAAGGGGAAGCAAATGCAAGAAACCGCCAGTG encodes:
- a CDS encoding SNF2 family amino-terminal protein, producing MQAAYAYYLEEYCHGIGLLDESELPVLESGIAGLHNLAEGSHDIGVAHLMSFSAKHLWNLLGLPGANQFPFAEPGANNTLNSSTSQHKTRAVPFWHQLVGTLKILEGAFTQRTGTCAQPALLCDNVGLGKTVQIIGVISMLEHYYKQQELPVEQHLAPPAFTKDNGTPYFGGEKSIPNLPSIVIAPCTLGNQWVEQWNKFTQLGSFVVIRYTVDNGPLETFFSDPKGPYKTAAGQNLEHAGQVIIIADLSAISKEAKQCLQPPPELKGKDAKEHEAKGEAPALKIGVNAAGSLFGMRFRVAAIDEIHNLRNSSHSQQGVQFISESSCLVIGATATPLFTALKCLFALAQNLRYQPLLGDKGLQVWNEVQEMLVDGSKNWQLNSKAIVEATIEKEVKEVLSLAKISSQDPRATKIKDDVRAKYKNEDQQSILRMIHLSKQPVNILRLILYPIMICRTSELLDFAGKRILDLPFVQKFIAWSPMNKEEKEMQHLINQEHTRQKTTKKKQANKQRAKKKGKQMQETASEEQEEQDGLDSEGQVERNDCKNIRWHMFTLKGRGFVSYDGSMATNHCQQSVEKFANDPNCRIMIISNVGSAGLNLVQASVVIIVSSVWSGLELNQIMGRVDRPGQEQDTVVYNIMAPEGIDLALNVYADSKAQLSDHFLNLRRTLQDVYTNIANPHSDSQDESDSEGNDLVDSGHTVVASESKVGSRKRKNNSSTDTKDASQAPKRTKVKTSTSNLGHRTTPVTAADPALEQTKTVTPDSGLTGNSLSAMKLASGASFSCLDVPDSLDANKDPSQKSNLLASAPTAAKDPLPDFWNFEQQFILVEASGTNSNHPFYYAQVLGIFHAKSA